From Solwaraspora sp. WMMD1047, the proteins below share one genomic window:
- the dnaG gene encoding DNA primase — MAGRIRDEDIALVRERTAIADVISDTVTLKSAGGGNLKGLCPFHDEKTPSFTVAPARNVYFCHGCGQGGDAIKFLMDAEHLTFIESVERLAGRAGIQLRYIEAGPAPVRQQQGQKQRLVAAHAAAVDFYTDQLRTPGARPAREFLAQRGFDRTAAEKYGCGFAPDAWDQLTVHLRQKGFTATELVTAGLAREARSGSLIDRFRRRLLWPIREITGDVIGFGARKLFDTDDGPKYLNTPETPIYKKSHVLYGIDQAKREIAKQGRAVIVEGYTDVMACHLAGVPTAVATCGTAFGADHIGVLRRLLMDTDAVAGEIIFTFDGDAAGQKAALRAFEDDQRFVGRTFIAVSPDNMDPCDLRLAKGDLAVRDLIARREPLVDFALRHVLSRFDLDTVDGRVEAMRQAAPLVAKLKDREKRPEYVRKLAGDLGMEIEPVQRAVLTAAATPAKGPAPAAAGGAAPAGRGPAPRAVVDSPQSLVEREALKLALQVPVLAGPMFDALGADAYLNPVHVVVREAVGAAGGAAGATGGAVWIEAVRDACADLTGRALVGELAVEPLRIDYEPDPRYVQITLAQLEWGSVTARIRDLKSKVQRINPVTNKDEYFALFGELLALEQHARALREQAAGGL; from the coding sequence GTGGCTGGGCGGATCCGGGACGAGGACATCGCGTTGGTCCGCGAGCGCACCGCGATCGCGGACGTGATCTCCGATACGGTCACCCTGAAGTCAGCCGGCGGCGGCAATCTCAAGGGGCTCTGCCCCTTCCACGACGAGAAGACGCCGTCGTTCACCGTCGCACCTGCCCGAAATGTCTATTTTTGCCACGGGTGTGGGCAGGGTGGGGACGCGATCAAGTTCCTGATGGACGCCGAGCACCTGACGTTCATCGAGTCGGTGGAGCGGCTGGCCGGGCGGGCCGGCATCCAACTCCGCTACATCGAGGCGGGGCCGGCGCCGGTACGCCAGCAGCAGGGGCAGAAGCAGCGGCTGGTCGCCGCGCACGCCGCCGCCGTCGACTTCTACACCGACCAGCTCCGCACCCCGGGCGCCCGCCCGGCCCGCGAGTTCCTCGCCCAGCGCGGCTTCGACCGCACCGCCGCGGAGAAGTACGGCTGCGGCTTCGCCCCCGACGCCTGGGACCAGCTCACCGTGCACCTGCGGCAGAAGGGTTTCACCGCCACCGAGCTGGTCACCGCCGGCCTGGCCCGGGAGGCCCGGTCCGGTTCGCTGATCGACCGGTTCCGCCGCCGGCTGCTCTGGCCGATCCGGGAGATCACCGGAGACGTGATCGGCTTCGGCGCCCGCAAGCTCTTCGACACCGACGACGGCCCGAAGTACCTGAACACCCCCGAGACCCCCATCTACAAGAAGTCCCACGTGCTCTACGGCATCGACCAGGCCAAACGGGAGATCGCCAAGCAGGGACGGGCGGTCATCGTGGAGGGCTATACCGACGTGATGGCCTGCCACCTGGCCGGCGTACCGACCGCCGTGGCGACCTGCGGCACCGCCTTCGGGGCCGACCACATCGGCGTGCTGCGCCGGCTGCTGATGGACACCGACGCGGTGGCCGGGGAGATCATCTTCACCTTCGACGGGGACGCCGCCGGGCAGAAGGCGGCGCTGCGGGCGTTCGAGGACGACCAGCGCTTCGTCGGCCGCACCTTCATCGCGGTCAGCCCCGACAACATGGACCCGTGCGACCTGCGACTGGCAAAAGGCGACCTGGCCGTACGCGACCTGATCGCCCGCCGCGAGCCGCTCGTCGACTTCGCGCTGCGGCACGTGCTGAGCCGCTTCGACCTGGACACCGTCGACGGCCGGGTCGAGGCGATGCGCCAGGCGGCGCCGCTGGTGGCCAAGCTCAAGGACCGGGAAAAGCGACCGGAGTACGTCCGCAAGCTCGCCGGCGACCTGGGGATGGAGATCGAGCCGGTGCAGCGGGCGGTGCTGACCGCGGCGGCCACGCCGGCCAAGGGTCCGGCCCCGGCGGCGGCCGGCGGGGCGGCCCCGGCCGGCCGGGGACCGGCACCCCGGGCGGTGGTGGACAGCCCGCAGTCGCTTGTCGAGCGGGAGGCGTTGAAGCTGGCGCTGCAGGTGCCGGTGCTGGCCGGCCCGATGTTCGACGCGCTTGGCGCGGACGCGTACCTCAACCCCGTACACGTGGTGGTGCGGGAGGCGGTCGGCGCCGCCGGCGGCGCGGCGGGCGCGACCGGCGGCGCGGTCTGGATCGAGGCGGTCCGGGACGCCTGCGCGGACCTGACCGGTCGGGCGCTGGTCGGCGAGCTGGCGGTCGAGCCGCTGCGGATCGACTACGAGCCGGATCCACGGTACGTGCAGATCACCCTCGCCCAGCTGGAGTGGGGCTCGGTCACCGCCCGGATCCGCGACCTGAAGTCGAAGGTGCAACGGATCAACCCGGTCACCAACAAGGACGAGTATTTCGCGCTCTTCGGTGAGCTGCTCGCGCTGGAGCAGCACGCCCGGGCGTTGCGGGAGCAGGCGGCGGGGGGACTGTAG
- a CDS encoding AlpA family phage regulatory protein translates to MGELRLVASQEVQEMLGVSRTRAYQITNSKSFPDPVAVLSVGRIWRTEDVEGWIKKHRPDLQDAEG, encoded by the coding sequence ATGGGTGAGCTTCGGCTGGTAGCGAGCCAGGAGGTGCAGGAGATGCTTGGCGTCTCGCGCACCCGCGCCTACCAGATCACCAACTCGAAGTCCTTCCCGGATCCGGTGGCCGTGCTGTCGGTCGGTCGCATCTGGCGTACCGAGGACGTCGAGGGGTGGATCAAGAAGCACCGGCCGGACCTCCAGGACGCCGAAGGGTAG
- a CDS encoding helix-turn-helix transcriptional regulator yields the protein MTEFYDWEDIRAELDDGDSEALAVERARTEAWVHAFHLAEERKRLGLTQRQVAELMGVTPGRVSQIENGDLDVNEVATLSRYAQALGARLRIIFDYGSDLRQIA from the coding sequence ATGACCGAGTTCTACGACTGGGAGGACATCCGCGCCGAGTTGGATGACGGCGACAGCGAGGCGCTCGCGGTTGAGCGGGCCCGGACTGAGGCGTGGGTCCACGCCTTTCACCTGGCGGAGGAGCGTAAGCGGCTGGGGCTGACGCAGCGCCAGGTGGCCGAGCTGATGGGCGTTACCCCGGGTCGGGTCAGCCAGATCGAGAACGGCGACCTCGACGTTAACGAGGTTGCCACGCTCAGTCGGTATGCGCAGGCGTTGGGGGCGCGGCTGCGGATCATCTTCGACTACGGCAGTGACCTACGCCAGATCGCCTGA
- a CDS encoding type II toxin-antitoxin system RelE/ParE family toxin, with translation MSTRRSGRWTIKATADVREWLRALRHADPATYRAVNIAIDTLAESGPGLGRPLVDTLRGSALSNLKELRPRSGRDVAIRVLFVFDPWSQAVLLVAGNKAGDWARWYRKAIPIAEIAYENWLAVERKRREGP, from the coding sequence GTGTCAACCCGACGGTCTGGGCGTTGGACGATCAAGGCTACTGCCGACGTTCGAGAGTGGCTGCGGGCGCTGCGGCATGCCGACCCGGCGACATACCGGGCAGTGAACATCGCCATCGACACGCTCGCTGAATCCGGACCGGGCCTTGGCCGCCCGCTCGTAGACACGTTGCGCGGATCTGCGCTCAGCAACCTCAAGGAGCTGCGACCGAGGTCCGGCCGCGATGTGGCGATCCGGGTGCTGTTCGTGTTCGATCCCTGGTCTCAGGCGGTGTTGCTCGTCGCCGGGAACAAGGCGGGTGACTGGGCGAGGTGGTATCGGAAGGCGATCCCGATCGCGGAGATCGCCTACGAGAACTGGTTGGCCGTCGAGAGGAAACGGAGGGAGGGACCATGA
- a CDS encoding ParA family protein: MNVVSVINYKGGVGKTTLTANLGAELAARGRRVLLIDLDPQASLTFSFFQPTQWERELAEERTILQWFGSVLDTGPTEPLEKYVLTPPVVNELIGRTGEGRLDLVASHLMMVDVDLDFAAELGGSRFQHGSPRFLSLHRALADELAGEAFAGYDTVLIDCPPNFTMVTRTGIVASDHLLVPARPDYLSTLGIDYLRKKVSELTRDYNRVAGTAVARINPTILGVVFTMVQYANNGPIVSQRNYLNQPDTIEAPVFRQSIRDNKTLFAPAGEQGIPAVLIPDGNPHVQYELQQLASEFLAKTRT, translated from the coding sequence ATGAACGTCGTGTCGGTGATCAACTACAAGGGCGGGGTGGGCAAGACCACGCTGACGGCCAACCTCGGCGCCGAGCTGGCGGCGCGTGGGCGGCGGGTGCTGCTTATCGACCTGGACCCGCAGGCCAGCCTCACCTTCTCGTTCTTCCAGCCGACCCAGTGGGAACGGGAGTTGGCCGAGGAGCGGACCATCCTGCAGTGGTTCGGCTCGGTGCTCGACACCGGGCCGACCGAACCGCTGGAGAAGTACGTCCTCACCCCGCCGGTGGTCAACGAGCTGATCGGCAGGACCGGTGAGGGCCGGCTGGACCTGGTCGCCTCGCACCTGATGATGGTCGACGTCGACCTGGACTTCGCGGCCGAGCTGGGCGGTTCCCGGTTCCAGCACGGCAGTCCGCGGTTCCTGTCGCTGCACCGGGCGCTCGCCGACGAGCTGGCGGGCGAGGCGTTCGCCGGCTACGACACCGTGTTGATCGACTGTCCGCCGAACTTCACGATGGTGACCCGGACCGGGATCGTGGCCAGCGACCACCTGCTGGTGCCGGCCCGCCCGGACTACCTCTCCACGCTTGGCATCGACTACCTGCGAAAGAAGGTCTCCGAGCTGACCCGCGACTACAACCGGGTCGCCGGCACCGCCGTGGCCCGTATCAACCCGACCATCCTCGGTGTGGTCTTCACCATGGTCCAGTACGCCAACAACGGGCCGATCGTCTCCCAGCGCAACTACCTGAACCAGCCGGACACAATCGAGGCACCGGTGTTCCGGCAGTCGATCCGCGACAACAAGACGCTGTTCGCGCCGGCCGGCGAGCAGGGCATCCCGGCCGTGCTGATCCCGGACGGCAACCCGCACGTACAGTACGAACTTCAGCAGCTCGCCAGCGAGTTCCTCGCCAAGACCCGGACCTGA
- a CDS encoding ATP-binding domain-containing protein, translating into MNARTTEIAAEQSYFDAAAKHRARKLDGLAEVAKAAANKGAAGYLHRYAEAAGRAIGGADDAVAFGRIVDGDGERVYLGRHLIRDTDGEILVVNWQTPAAEPYFRASPADPCGLASRRTYTCQGNTIEDFTELVYAEIAAALDDGQRVGSVDPHLLGELARGRTGAMRDIVATIQAAQFDVIRADRDQVLVIEGGPGTGKTAVALHRVSWLLFNHRDLNPADVLVVGPHPTFIRYIGTVLPGLGDGEVELRDIGRLAPDVPRGRSEAPEVSRLKGEARLAGLLARALRARIGAPEPAERLLLAGRFVTLPGAEIAEAIAAADRADLPYAGRRQLFRDRLAQLLTDRGAADPAGRPEVANLVERLWPQQSPAAFLRDLFGSRPRLRAAAGADFTAEEVAWLHRPGADRLSHEVWSDADLPLLDELAHLIDGPGRRYAYLVVDEAQDLSPMQLRSVGRRSATGALTLVGDLAQSTGAWARDSWDEVTAHLPDHHPARVEALRYGYRVPRQAYQLAAQLLPVAAPAVQPPEVVRDGPAEPEVHVVGLTERAGRVVAVATGHAREGRFVGIVCPAGCRREVEAALAANGVEWSSADRGELGGAVNLVSPQEAKGLEFDAVVVVEPEQIVAADPRGHRLLYVALTRTTGHLDVVCVGDPLPLTPITAPDPDDPTDRPFTNRDIHRLAEHLAGQIRAAAPPDRYADIVAETCRHLDDID; encoded by the coding sequence GTGAACGCCAGGACGACCGAGATCGCCGCCGAGCAGTCCTACTTCGACGCCGCGGCGAAGCACCGGGCCCGCAAGCTCGACGGCCTGGCCGAGGTCGCGAAGGCGGCGGCGAACAAGGGCGCCGCCGGCTACCTGCACAGGTACGCCGAAGCGGCCGGCCGGGCCATCGGCGGCGCCGACGACGCGGTCGCCTTCGGACGCATCGTCGACGGCGACGGCGAGCGCGTCTACCTGGGCCGGCACCTGATCCGCGACACCGACGGCGAGATCCTGGTGGTCAACTGGCAGACCCCCGCCGCCGAACCCTACTTCCGGGCCAGCCCCGCCGACCCGTGCGGGCTGGCCAGCCGCCGCACCTACACCTGCCAGGGCAACACCATCGAGGACTTCACCGAACTGGTGTACGCCGAGATCGCGGCGGCGCTCGACGACGGGCAGCGGGTCGGGTCGGTCGATCCGCACCTGCTCGGTGAGCTGGCCCGGGGCCGCACCGGCGCGATGCGCGACATCGTGGCCACCATCCAGGCCGCCCAGTTCGACGTGATCCGCGCCGACCGGGACCAGGTGCTGGTCATCGAGGGCGGACCCGGCACCGGCAAGACCGCCGTGGCCCTGCACCGGGTCTCCTGGCTGCTGTTCAACCACCGCGACCTGAACCCGGCCGACGTGCTGGTGGTCGGGCCGCATCCCACCTTCATCCGCTACATCGGCACCGTCCTACCCGGACTCGGTGACGGCGAGGTGGAGCTGCGCGACATCGGCCGGCTCGCCCCGGACGTGCCCCGCGGCCGGTCGGAGGCGCCCGAGGTGAGCCGCCTCAAGGGCGAGGCCCGCCTCGCCGGGCTGCTGGCCCGCGCCCTGCGCGCCAGGATCGGCGCCCCGGAGCCGGCCGAGCGGCTGCTGCTGGCCGGCCGGTTCGTCACCCTGCCCGGTGCCGAGATCGCCGAGGCGATCGCCGCCGCTGACCGCGCCGACCTGCCGTACGCGGGCCGCCGGCAACTGTTCCGGGACCGGCTGGCGCAGCTGCTCACCGACCGGGGCGCCGCCGACCCGGCCGGCCGGCCGGAGGTCGCCAACCTGGTCGAGCGGCTCTGGCCGCAGCAGTCCCCGGCCGCGTTCCTGCGCGACCTGTTCGGCTCCCGGCCCCGGCTGCGGGCCGCCGCCGGTGCCGACTTCACCGCCGAGGAGGTGGCGTGGCTGCACCGGCCGGGCGCCGACCGGCTCTCCCACGAGGTCTGGTCCGACGCCGACCTGCCGCTCCTGGACGAGCTGGCGCACCTGATCGACGGCCCCGGCCGCCGGTACGCGTACCTGGTGGTCGACGAGGCGCAGGACCTGTCGCCGATGCAGTTGCGGTCGGTCGGCCGCCGGTCGGCCACCGGCGCGTTGACGCTCGTCGGTGACCTGGCCCAGTCCACCGGGGCGTGGGCGCGCGACTCCTGGGACGAGGTGACCGCGCACCTGCCCGACCACCATCCGGCCCGGGTCGAGGCCCTGCGTTACGGCTACCGGGTGCCGCGCCAGGCGTACCAGCTGGCTGCCCAACTGCTGCCGGTGGCCGCGCCGGCGGTCCAGCCGCCGGAGGTGGTCCGCGACGGCCCGGCCGAGCCTGAGGTGCATGTGGTCGGGCTGACCGAGCGGGCCGGCCGGGTGGTGGCGGTCGCCACCGGGCACGCCCGGGAGGGCCGGTTCGTCGGCATCGTCTGCCCGGCCGGCTGCCGCCGGGAGGTGGAGGCGGCGCTGGCCGCCAACGGGGTCGAGTGGAGCAGCGCCGACCGGGGCGAGCTGGGCGGCGCGGTCAACCTGGTCAGCCCGCAGGAGGCCAAGGGGCTGGAGTTCGACGCGGTGGTGGTGGTCGAGCCCGAGCAGATCGTGGCCGCCGACCCGCGCGGGCACCGGCTGCTCTACGTGGCGCTGACCCGCACCACCGGGCACCTGGACGTGGTCTGCGTCGGCGACCCGCTACCGCTTACGCCGATCACCGCCCCCGACCCGGACGACCCCACCGACCGGCCCTTCACCAACCGCGACATCCACCGGCTCGCCGAACACCTCGCCGGCCAGATCCGCGCCGCCGCACCCCCCGACCGGTACGCCGACATCGTCGCCGAAACCTGCCGCCACCTCGACGACATCGACTGA
- a CDS encoding siderophore-interacting protein has product MADRKNRTQVHQATVLRTERLTPHMIRVVLGGPLTGFTAGAYTDHYVKLLFPQPGVAYPTPFDLDAIRRDLPREQWPRTRTYTVRAWDPVARQLTIDFVYHGDHGLAGPWAARANPGDQLMFLGPGGAYAPTPDADWHLLVGDESALPAIAASVEQLPAGAPARVFIEVAGPAEEQPLTTAGQAEIVWVHRGHRPIGAALVAAVRALEFPPGEVLAFVHGEATFVRELRKLLRVERGLRRDQLSISGYWRRGADEDGWQSSKAEWNRQVEEEEARAVPV; this is encoded by the coding sequence ATGGCGGACCGGAAGAACAGGACCCAGGTGCATCAGGCCACCGTGCTGCGTACGGAACGGCTCACCCCGCACATGATCCGGGTGGTGCTGGGCGGCCCGCTCACCGGCTTCACCGCCGGGGCGTACACGGACCATTACGTGAAGCTGCTGTTCCCGCAGCCGGGTGTCGCGTACCCCACGCCGTTCGACCTGGACGCGATCCGCCGGGACCTGCCACGCGAGCAGTGGCCGCGGACCCGCACCTACACCGTGCGGGCCTGGGACCCGGTCGCCCGGCAGCTCACCATCGACTTTGTCTACCACGGCGACCACGGGCTCGCCGGCCCCTGGGCCGCCCGGGCCAACCCCGGCGACCAGCTAATGTTCCTCGGCCCCGGCGGCGCGTACGCGCCCACCCCGGACGCCGACTGGCACCTGCTGGTCGGCGACGAGAGCGCACTGCCGGCCATCGCCGCCTCGGTGGAGCAGCTGCCGGCCGGCGCCCCGGCCCGGGTCTTCATCGAGGTGGCCGGCCCCGCCGAGGAGCAGCCCCTGACCACCGCCGGGCAGGCCGAGATCGTCTGGGTGCACCGCGGCCACCGGCCGATCGGCGCCGCGCTGGTGGCCGCCGTCCGGGCACTGGAGTTCCCGCCCGGTGAGGTGCTCGCCTTCGTGCACGGCGAGGCGACCTTCGTCCGCGAACTGCGCAAGTTGCTGCGCGTCGAACGCGGCCTGCGCCGCGACCAGCTCTCCATCTCCGGCTACTGGCGACGCGGCGCCGACGAGGACGGCTGGCAGTCGTCAAAGGCCGAGTGGAACCGTCAGGTCGAGGAGGAAGAGGCCCGCGCCGTCCCGGTCTGA
- a CDS encoding alpha/beta hydrolase-fold protein translates to MLPWDAELAGRLDRTVIDSTLLRDNPLGDPHQRPIWVYLPPGYDDGTDRYPTVYVIQGYTGQVTMWANRTPYRRPFIETADEVFASGEAPGCVVVYVDAWTGYGGSQFVDSAGTGAYHSYLCDEVVPWVDARYRTIAAPASRAIAGKSSGGFGAMITPMLRPDLFGAFATHAGDTLYELCYLPLFGPAARQLRDYDHDIGNWWADFRSRTAFTKEADQNLLMLLGCSACFSAGPDGTPELPFDPRTGAPRPDVWQRWLAWDPVRMIDRYAEALHSQRAIWIDAGTRDEWYLDLGAEAFRIGLERIGVPAERIRFELFDAGHGAIDYRYPLALSWLSHQLER, encoded by the coding sequence ATGCTGCCCTGGGACGCCGAACTCGCCGGCCGACTCGACCGCACCGTCATCGACTCCACCCTGCTGCGCGACAACCCGCTGGGCGACCCGCACCAGCGACCGATCTGGGTCTACCTGCCACCCGGCTACGACGACGGCACCGACCGCTACCCGACGGTCTACGTCATCCAGGGCTACACCGGGCAGGTCACCATGTGGGCCAACCGGACGCCGTACCGGCGACCGTTCATCGAGACCGCCGACGAGGTCTTCGCCAGCGGTGAAGCACCCGGCTGCGTGGTGGTCTACGTCGACGCCTGGACCGGCTACGGCGGGTCGCAGTTCGTCGACTCGGCCGGCACCGGCGCCTACCACTCGTACCTCTGCGACGAGGTGGTGCCCTGGGTGGACGCCCGGTACCGGACCATCGCGGCGCCCGCCTCCCGGGCCATCGCCGGCAAGTCCTCCGGCGGCTTCGGCGCCATGATCACGCCGATGCTGCGGCCGGACCTGTTCGGGGCGTTCGCCACGCACGCCGGCGACACCCTCTACGAGCTGTGCTACCTGCCGCTGTTCGGCCCCGCCGCCCGGCAGTTGCGCGACTACGACCACGACATCGGCAACTGGTGGGCCGACTTCCGGTCCCGCACCGCCTTCACCAAGGAGGCCGACCAGAACCTGCTGATGCTGCTCGGCTGCTCGGCGTGCTTCTCGGCCGGCCCGGACGGCACCCCCGAACTGCCGTTCGACCCCCGCACCGGGGCACCCCGCCCGGACGTGTGGCAGCGCTGGCTGGCCTGGGACCCGGTCCGGATGATCGACCGGTACGCCGAGGCGCTGCACAGCCAGCGGGCCATCTGGATCGACGCCGGCACCCGCGACGAGTGGTACCTGGACCTGGGGGCCGAGGCGTTCCGGATCGGGCTGGAGCGGATCGGCGTACCGGCCGAGCGGATCCGGTTCGAGCTTTTCGACGCCGGTCACGGCGCGATCGACTACCGCTATCCACTGGCCCTGAGCTGGCTGTCCCACCAGCTCGAACGCTGA
- a CDS encoding potassium transporter TrkA, whose translation MGQGVHMQELPGIGKRYDIDLGRGGDRVSVVVRRDGTRDLYVFTTRSEDPTAVIELSEEQARKVSAVLSGTFFEA comes from the coding sequence ATGGGCCAGGGCGTACACATGCAGGAGCTACCGGGCATCGGCAAGCGCTACGACATCGACCTGGGCCGGGGCGGCGACCGGGTATCGGTGGTGGTGCGCCGGGACGGCACCCGCGACCTCTACGTCTTCACCACCCGCTCGGAGGATCCGACCGCGGTGATCGAGCTGAGCGAGGAACAGGCGCGCAAGGTGAGTGCGGTGCTCTCCGGGACCTTCTTTGAGGCCTAG
- a CDS encoding cation:proton antiporter gives MHADLVGFGAIVLIAGLLARGGRRFGLPTVPFYMLTGILLGPGTPGPVLIEHPEDLTLLASLGLVLLLFHLGVEFPLQQVLGSGRRLFLAAGCYIGMNVGAGLLLGFALGWGTSEALVIGGALGISSSAIATKLLIELRRLTNAETPVILGIIVIEDLFLAFYLALLSPVLSDAGSAGELALDIATSFGYLLLLFVVARFGARWIGRLIDSREDELLAIAMVGLVVLVAGLSADVGVSDAIGALMIGLVISRTSVRERVERLVTPLRDVFAAVFFVAFGLSIDVGAFGAVAVPALLAVLLTLVVNISAGLVTGALFGFNQRGAANVGLTVLGRGEFSLILATMALAAGLDDRIGPFVALYVLVLAVLSPMLAARSRYLARVIPDRLLRNRWRYVREETMSTACTHLDRIQITETDEESCSLCEETGDDWVHLRMCLSCGAVRCCDDSVNKHATAHFHETGHPLIRTLEPGEDWRYCYIDQTLVREPMGSATTTDHT, from the coding sequence ATGCACGCTGACCTGGTCGGTTTCGGGGCGATCGTGTTGATCGCCGGGCTGCTGGCTCGCGGCGGCCGGCGGTTCGGCCTGCCGACGGTGCCGTTCTACATGCTCACCGGCATCCTGCTCGGCCCCGGTACGCCCGGCCCGGTGCTGATCGAGCACCCGGAGGATCTGACGCTGCTGGCGTCGCTCGGCCTGGTCCTGCTGCTGTTCCACCTGGGTGTCGAGTTCCCGTTGCAGCAGGTGCTGGGGAGCGGCAGGCGGCTGTTCCTGGCGGCCGGCTGCTACATCGGCATGAACGTCGGCGCGGGGCTGTTGCTCGGCTTCGCGCTGGGTTGGGGGACGTCCGAGGCGCTGGTGATCGGCGGGGCGCTCGGCATCTCGTCGTCGGCGATCGCCACCAAGCTGCTCATCGAGCTGCGCCGGCTGACCAATGCGGAGACGCCGGTCATCCTCGGCATCATCGTGATCGAGGATCTGTTCCTGGCGTTCTATCTGGCGCTGCTGTCGCCGGTCCTCTCCGACGCCGGCTCCGCCGGTGAGCTGGCGCTCGACATCGCGACGAGCTTCGGCTACCTGCTGCTGCTGTTCGTGGTGGCCCGGTTCGGCGCGCGGTGGATCGGCCGGCTGATCGACAGCCGCGAGGACGAGCTGCTGGCGATCGCGATGGTCGGCCTGGTCGTGCTGGTGGCGGGGTTGTCGGCCGACGTCGGTGTCTCGGACGCGATCGGCGCCCTGATGATCGGCCTGGTGATTTCCCGGACCTCGGTGCGGGAGCGGGTGGAGCGGCTGGTGACCCCGCTGCGGGACGTCTTCGCGGCGGTCTTCTTCGTGGCGTTCGGGTTGAGCATCGACGTCGGCGCGTTCGGGGCGGTGGCGGTGCCGGCGCTGCTGGCGGTGCTGCTCACCCTGGTCGTGAACATCAGCGCCGGCCTGGTCACCGGGGCGTTGTTCGGCTTCAACCAGCGGGGCGCGGCGAATGTCGGGCTGACCGTGCTCGGCCGGGGCGAGTTCTCGCTGATCCTGGCGACGATGGCGCTCGCCGCCGGGCTGGACGACCGGATCGGGCCGTTCGTCGCGCTCTATGTGCTGGTGCTGGCGGTGCTCAGCCCGATGCTGGCCGCCCGGTCGCGGTATCTGGCCCGGGTCATCCCGGACCGGCTGCTGCGCAACCGGTGGCGGTACGTGCGCGAGGAGACGATGAGCACGGCCTGCACGCACCTGGACCGGATCCAGATCACCGAGACCGACGAGGAGTCCTGCTCGCTCTGCGAGGAGACCGGGGACGACTGGGTGCATCTGCGGATGTGCCTGTCCTGCGGCGCGGTGCGGTGCTGCGACGACTCGGTGAACAAGCACGCCACCGCCCACTTCCACGAGACCGGCCATCCGCTGATCCGGACTCTGGAGCCGGGCGAGGACTGGCGGTACTGCTACATCGACCAGACGCTGGTCCGCGAGCCGATGGGGTCGGCCACCACCACCGACCACACCTGA